The sequence below is a genomic window from Vibrio mangrovi.
GCGAGTTGTTGTTCTGCATCGTTTTCATTGAGAAAAGTCTATCAATTTTGATCTGATCGAAAGGCAGGTCAAAAAAGCTATTGATAGAGCTGAAGCCAGCGCCGAAATCATCCAGAGAAAGTAAAAAACCCAGTTCGTCGAGTCGGTTGATTTGCTGAAGTGCATATTTATGCTCATCAAGAATGACCGTTTCCGTTAACTCAAGAATAATCGAAGCAGGCTTGAGCCCGGATTCTAAGGTGATTCTCAGCATCTCATCAGGGAAATTACTGTTCAGTAACTGTAATACGGATACATTGACATTAATCCGGACGGATGCCCGGTTTTTACAGTTATAATGGCTGAGGAACTGGCAGGCTTTTTCAAACACCTGATAACCTAGTTCGACAATGAGGCCTTTGTTTTCAGCAACCGGGATAAATTCATCGGGATAAATATCCCCATAATTTCTGGAATGCCATCTGACCAGAGCTTCAAAACTGGAGACTTTTCCGGTTGTAGTATCAATAATTGGCTGGAATTTCACCGAGAGGCTTTTGGTTTTTAACGCATCTTTCAGGCCGCTTTCGATATAGAAATAGCGGTCAACTTTCTTCTGGGTGTTTCCTTCATAGACTTCAATTTGTGATTGGCTCTTTTCACTGGCAAATGCACACGTTCGAAAAGCGATACTCAGAATTTCTTCACTTTCAAACTGGTGGCTGCAGTCGGGATAGATACCAATACTCATTGTATTGGCAAACAGAGTACTCTGTTTTGTCATGTATGTCCGGTAGCGGAGGACAAATTGAGTACACAGCATTTTAAGCAGAGAATGTGAAACAGAGCCTTTGAGCAGTACGACATAGGTGTCCAGACTGACCCGGTAAAGGACTGCATTCTCAGGAGAAAAGACTTTGGCTGCCGATTTCACACATGTAATGACATTCTGTAATAGATCAGAACCGTATTCCACAAGATATGATTGCAGCTCATTGATTTGAATATAGATAACAGAGAAATGGCTTTCCGGTGACTGTGTCAGCAGGTCCAGGTCCAGTAGTAGTTTTCTCAGATTGAATAAGGAGGAACTATCATCGTAGAAAGCGGCTTCCTTGAGATAAGTTTCCATCATTTTTTTGTCTGATATATCCCGGTGGCTTCCCACCATATATGTTTTACCATCTTCCCGCAGGCAGACCGCACTTCCTTCAACCCACAGATATTCACCGTCGACTTTTTTCACTCGGTATTGAGTTGTCATGCGCTGTTCGGGGGTATCAATATGAGTTGCGACCCGACTGGTGAGTAACTCCTGATCGAGGGGATGAACGAGTGCATACCATGTAGAAACATGAACAGTAGGAGTCTGAATACCAAACTGGGTATAAAAGTTGGGATTATAGAATGTCAGGTTCCCTTCAGCATCCATATGAAAGATGCCCTCATTGAACACATCAAAAATATGGACGAGGCGTGTCTTATATTCGTCATCGGGCGGCTGAATTTCTGAAACCGCTTCTCCCAAGTCTTTCTGCATGAAATTGAAAGCTCCTTGCAGCCAGTTTGTATTTTCATCTATGCGAAACTCCAGAACGTCATAGTATCCGCACAACTAATTGAAATGAAAATACAAATGGTCAGCCTATCCTACCAGAATGAGTGAAAATCTTGAGGTTCATTCCAATTTTTTTACTCTGATTGAATCGTATTGCAAAATTATTGCCTAGTGCTACCGGTTGAATTAACGAGCTGGCTCTGAAGGTACCTGATATGCTTTGGTTCCCCACAGTGGTACCGTGGATATACTATGCTTGAAACTACCGGATGTCTCTTTTGTCGAGTAAGAGACATAGATTAACGTTTGGGTTGTTGGATCAAATATTCTGCGCATTTTCATGGTCTTAAAGAAAATACTTTTGGATTTTTTAAAGATGACATCCCCTGAGTCGGAATTGTCTATTTTTGCGATCATTTCCGGTGTGATTTCCCCGGTTTGCCGACAGGCAATTGATGAGTCAGACGGATCCGATAAGCTGAGATCGGCTTCAATACTGGCAATATGACAAGTCACTCCGGTCACAATGGGATCGACGAGCACATTAATTTTGATATCTTTAGTGGTAAAAACACCTAAACTGACGTCACCGACTTCACTGTTATCACAGGCTGTGAGTCCCAGAGAAAGAATTGATGCGATAAGTACATTCCGGATCATCGTTTTTGATTTCCAGCTGTGAATTGAGTTTCCCATCATATCAAGATAATTCCGGATTCCCAAATAAAGTGAAGAGTATGAAAGGATTACGATGAATTTTTATGCACTGAGTCATTTGATTTCACAGATGATACGGCTGCTTATTCAGATGAGCCGGAATGCTGCCCATTTCCCCAGTATTCAAGTAAGATGACGTTTTCCCGGGATACGGATTGATAGGATTTAGCCGTAATTTATGAATATTGCACAAATTAAGAACCAATGGTTATCGGAACAGGTTGAGGTTGAATTTCCGACACCTCAGAGCCTTGTCGGACGGAAACTATATCTAGACTCAGTGAAAGAATGCACTTATCAGGAAATCGAAGAATGTGAATTTTCCGGGGTAAGGCCGCAGGATGTCTTTCGGGTCGACTTTCACCGTTTAACGGTGATGTTTGCTCAGCTTCAGGCCCGGCAATACGCCGATTCAGATGCTAAAGAAGCCATCATTGAATTTTTTACCCAGATTATCTATTCACCGCCTTGCGAACTATATCTTGGCTTTGAAAACGGAGAGCCGGTGGCTGCTGGTATTCTGACCCGTACAGAACAAGCGGTTTTGGTTTCCGATCTGTTTGTTCTGGAATCGAATTCAATCTATCGCTCTGCTCTGGATTTTGCGTATCACATCTTAAAACAGTCTCGGATTGATGAATTGGGTATTGGCTGTTGGGCAGAGCTGACATCAGTGAATATCTGACACTAGTAAATACCTGATACCAGTAAGTCTCAATGCCTGGATAAATTCAGAGAAGTAATAAATCATTTTTAATGCATAGATATGTATATGAATATTGCGAATCCGATTAAAACTCAGACCACTGTTCATATTAATAGATATATTTTTAACTCAAAAATAAACGATTCATTGTTCTTGATCATGAAAAAATAAATTAAGAATAACCCAAAACTAAAATAAAGTTGAATCATTCAAAAAATATTGAATAATGGGTCTATTGCATTGTTAGGAGAAGCATTTGCTTCAATATTCATTTGAATACAGGATAAAGCCTTATGTCGAGCTCGTATGTGTTGGTCGTTAATTCAGGTAGTTCATCCCTTAAATTTGCTGTGATTGATTCTCAAAGCGGTGAAGCCATTGTCAGTGGATTAGGAGAGTGTTTCGGGTTACCTGAAGCTGTTATCAGCTGGAAGTATCAGGGTGAAAAAACTGAGGAGACGATCGATTATCCTGATAATCATCATCAACATGCAGTGGACCGGATTGTCGAACTCATTGATTCACTTGGGTTAAATGAACAGATTATCGCTATCGGGCACCGGGTTGTTCACGGTGGAGAAAAATTCACTTCAACGGTGCAAATCAATGATCAGGTCATTGCTGAAATTGAACAACTTGCGGAACTTGCTCCTTTACACAATCCCGCCCATGTCAAAGGAATCCGCGCAGCAGTAAAAGCTTTTCCGACTCTTCCTCAATTTGCTGTGTTTGATACAGCCTTCCACCAAACAATGCCGAAGAAAGCCTATAGTGGTGCAATCCCCGGTGAGCTCTACGACAAATATGCCATTCGGAGATATGGTTTTCATGGAACCAGCCACTTTTATGTCAGCCGTGAAGCGGCCAAAATGCTGGGCAAAGATGTGAATGAAACTAATGTGATTTCTGTTCACCTGGGGAATGGTGCATCGGTTTGTGCGATTCGTGATGGTCAGAGCGTTGATACTTCAATGGGATTCACACCTCAGGCCGGATTGATGATGGGAACGCGTTCCGGGGATATTGATCCGGGTATCATTGAGTTTCTGTTGAAAAAGGGCTGGACGAAAGAACAGGTTTTTGAAACTTTGTACAAAAAGTCAGGTTTTCTTGGTGTATCCGGGCTGACTTCTGACGCTCGTGGCGTGCTGGAAGCCATGGAGCAGGGACATGAAGGTGCTAAACTGGCATTCGAAGTCTTTACTTATCGGGTTGCAAAATATATTGCTTCTTACATGATTCCACTTCAACGTGTTGACGGTATTATTTTTACGGGTGGAATTGGGGAAAATTCACTGCCAATTCGCCACGAAATTCTGAATTACCTGCAGGTATTTGGCTTTGTTGAAGATCAAGCTGCCAATGAAGCGGCCCGCTTCGGACAATCTGGTGTTATTGCCCGTTCTGAAATGTTAAATGCTGTTGCAATGGTTATTCCGACCAATGAAGAGCTGGTTATTGTACGCCAGTCACTTGAGGTTTTGAATCGAGCGCAATAATTACAAATATTATCTGCCAGTTTTTGTGTGAGTCACTTGTTTTTCCAAAGAGCAGGTGACTGAAACGGGTTCGACTTCGGATAACAAAGTCGAACCCGTTAGTTTGTCCACTCACCTTATCGCCTTTCGGTCTTACATTTCCGCTTATTTGCCTGCCTTAGCGGAAAAGTATCTCTTCAATGGAAAAACCATCCCGCAGAAACACTCTGAGGTGTTCTTTTGATTCTTTAAGGTTTTTGTTATAGCTATTCACCATTTGCAGGAGATGAGTAATTGCCTGAGCATCATCGAAATCAACACGAATAGAATCAATATTATGGGTGTATTTTGCTAAAAGAGAAGGGGAATAAATTAAGTTGGGATCGTCACTCTGTTCAATCATCGCTTGTCTTACACTTTCATAGAGTGACTCAAGATCGGATGAATCAACAAATGCAATAGGTTTTTTGACCTGAATATACGGCTTACCGCTTTCTTCTTTGAGCTGAACGAAATCTGACAGGTACTTTAGTAAGTTAAATTTTGTGTAGTATAGCATTTGGCAAGACTTCGCTAAGACAGGATCGATAAGCTCCAGTCCGTCTTTCAGTTCATAACTGATATCAACAAACATATTGGTAGCCAGTTCAGCATGGTATGAGTTGTTGTTGATCGCATAGATAATTGATTCCGGATCACCGGTGTTTTCAAACTCCTTCAGTATATTCTCGAAATAGGTGGTGACTTCGTCGAGCGCCTGAATGCAATAATAGAGTTTTGTTAAAGCACGACATGCCTTCTTTCGTTCGTCTGCAGGGAGTCCGTCAATTTTGTCAACAGACTTGTAAACGATAAATGAAACTAGTTTTCCTATAATACCTTCAGCTGTAAGCATATCTCTGTAATCCTGCAAGTCATAATACTGATGAGCTAGTGTATTTAATCATGTTCTATATGAACTTAATATCACACTTTATAAAACTTAACCAATTGAACGTTCAGGTAAAATATCGCTTTTCAAATATAAAAAGTTAAAAATACGGAAAAAGCGCATCAGCTTGTTTTCCGTGTCTGTGTTACATTGATAACTATATAAACAGCATAGTATAAAGTTGAAAATCATGGGTAGAGTGAATATGAATTTCTTTGAATTTATACAGGATTGGTGAAGAAGTGCTCAATCTGTTTTCAGAGCTTGCAGTCTGTGCAAACAGTTTGGTTCCCGAATTACTGTATGGAGATGGTGTTAATACGGATAATTACCCTGAACCGGGAACTGATTGAAAACTTGTTATATGCACCTGTATTGCTATGATGTTGATATATGTCGGCATTCTAGCCGCTTTTTACCCTAATGATAGAAGGTTGAGTGATGAAAGTAATTCTTTTCTCCCTGTTTGCTGTGATGCTTTATGGGTGTGCTGAGACAACGCATTCGCCAGCCAGTCCGGAATTGGCAGGTGATATGGTGAACGACATGTATCAATGTTCCGGCTCGGCCCGCCTCCCGGATAAGATTGCAGATAACTTTCAGGCTGTCAGTGACCCGAAACTTTTGGCAGAGACGTTAGGTGCTCCGGAGCAGGGGAAATTGTGTCAGGGAGCGGTTTATCAGAGCAAATCAGGAACACATGTGACACTTTTCCGGGCCTGGAATAGTACTAATCCAGGCAGTAAGTTTGGGAAATGGTGGGCATGGCAGAAGCCGGCCGGACCAATAGCAAAATACCGGGCAGATTATGAGATCTGTTATCAATGGTCTCCGCTGGATGTCATGGTGCGTTGCACTTTAAAACCAGAGACGAAAATTGTGGTCGGAAATGGACAAAGTGCCAGATGTTCAGAGTACCTGACTTATCCGACATCTGGTGCGCAGCAGATATTCTTACCTGATGCTGAGTCATCGTTGACCGATTGCCAGACTTTCACCGGAGTTATGCAATGGCAGTGATCGTCGGCTTTTACGCTATAATCAGGTCAGGTTGGCAGCTCAGAGGATGAGTCAATGACTGAAACACCATTTTGTATGGTCCTGACTACGACCAATAGTCAGGAAAATTGTGATGCGATCATCTCACGCTTATTGTCTGCACAGTTGGTGGCGTGCATTCAGACATTGCCAGTCAGTAGTCATTATCGCTGGGAAGGAAAAATTTGCTCCGATCAGGAGATACTCCTGCTGATGAAAACCCAGAGCCGTCATTATCAGGCTGTTGAACTGGCGATCCGGGAAGTCCATTGCTATGAAATTCCACAGATTATTCAGGTTCCGGTGACTGATGGATTTCAGGCTTACTTACATTGGATCGAAACGGTAACACTGCACCCTGAAGAACGGGGATGAGAGATGTTCCCGGAAAGCTGCGGTAGTAGTGTTGTGCAGTAAATCGTGTTGGTAATATTTGTGATTATTTTGCAGCAATGGCAATAAAGTCACAGAAAGAAGACCAGGTGTTTATATTGGTATAGGAAAATATGAGATAACAGGATAGTCTGTATTGACTATCCTTAGATATAAGCCAGTGAGAATTGTCTCAAGGAGTGCAGTGATGTCAGGAAGTCAGGGTTTACGAACGGTATTCCATGCACAAATGGAAAACCCGCTGATTTGGCCTATTTTAGAAGTTCTGAAGCAGGAATGTTCGGGATGGAAAGTTCATACTCTCTCGGCCCGGCTGAGTGAATTAGGTTATGTACCTGAACTGGATCCGTTACCAGGTAAGGATATTTTTAAAAGAAATTTCCTGATTATGAATGCACTTTATCAGTTGCAGGAAATGCTTTACCCCGAACGCTGGCTTCAGGTTGAAGCAATGGATATCGAGTTACGCTGGGTTCATAGTCAGGTGGCTTACTTCATTGATCAGGCAGATCCGCTACGATTGTATTATACCGATTGGAGTAACTATGAAGCGACCGAAGGTGAGGTGAAGCGGCTGCTGAATGAGTTCTGGACCCGTTACCGGAAATATATGGGGCAGGATGATAATGTTACGGATATGGATCGTGCCAGAGCATTACGGTTATTTGAACTGCCAGTCGATGCCAGTAACACAGAAATCCGTAAAACCTGGCGTAAGCTGGCCCTGCGATGGCATCCGGACCGGGATAATGGTGATACCGAGCAATTCCGGACCTTGTGTGAAGCATGGCATATTCTGCGTCAAACCGCGGTGGAATAAAAACACAAGGCAGATTTTTTAATTCATATTTCATATAGTAATCAGGCCAGCTTCCAAACGCGGGAGCTGGCCTGATTGCTTTATTCTTCGACTGGGTTTGTGGACAGAGTCAGTGAGCTGGTTCTCAGAAAATGTTTTCTGTGACTTCATCCGGCTTAATTAACCTGACGTAACTCCGGGTGTGACTGGCGGTGCAGGTTGGTTTCAAAAACATCAGCGGGCATCGGACGTCCGTACAGAAAACCCTGTCCGTAGTTACATCCTTCGGCAATGATGAACTGCTCCTGTGCTTCAGTCTCCACACCTTCAATAATGACTTGTAATTTCAGCTTTTTGGCAACCTGAATAATGGAACGGACAATCTCTTTGTCATCTTCACTTTCTTCAAGTGAATGCACAAAGCTTTTATCAATTTTGATACAATCGAAAGGAAATTTTTTCAGATAGCTGAACGAGGCATATCCGGTTCCAAAGTCATCCAGTGACAAAGTAATCCCGAGTTCGTGGAGGATCTGAAGAATATTTCCGGCCACTTTTTCATCGGTGATCAGGCCACTTTCCGTCACTTCTATTTCCAGATGATGGGCCGGAAGCTGATAGTCCTGTAAGAATTGTTTGATTTGATCAACGAAGCGGATGTCTCGTAGTTGCTTGGCTGAAATGTTCACCGCCATTTTGAAATCGGCCATATATCGGGTCCATTGGCTGGCTCTTTCGATGGCTGTTTTCAGGACAAAATTTCCGACTTCAAAAATAAGTCCGTTTTTTTCAGCCAGATGAATCAGTGTTTCACTGGATATTTCTCCTAACACCGGATGACGCCAGCGAAGTAATGCTTCGGCGCCTGTCCAGAGTCGGGTCGTTGGGCAGACTTTGGGTTGAAAATAGAGCATCAGATCGCCGTTTCTCACAGCGTGCAGCAGATAGTTTTCCAGTTGATGGAGGCGTAGCTGAGACTGAGCAAGAGCTTCGGAATGATAGTAATACAAATGTCCGGAGTCTTTGCATGACAGCATAGCAGCAGAAGCCTGCTCAAGCAGCTCGGTGACAGTGGTCTTTTCGCCGGAAATGGCTATTCCAATATAGGAATGTAAGTGGATTGACTGATGATGAATACTAAAGACGGCTTTACTCATTAACACCAGTTTTTCACACAACATATCGACGTCGTGTTTCAGGTTTTTGGACTGAACAACCAGCGCCAGATCGGTGGAGTTGGGACGTGCAGTCAGAATATCAATGCTTTCATCTTCCAGAGGTTCAAGCTGATCATGATACCGTCTCAGGACATTTTCCCATTCCTGATAACCAAAGCGGGTTTGCAGGTGGCGGGCATTGCTAAAACCGATGTGGATCACAGCAAATTTCTCCCCACTGGCAGCACAGACTGCCAAACGGGTTTTGAGTTCTGATTCAAGTGCGAAACGGTTTAGAAAACCGGTTCCCGGGTCATGAAGTTTGTGGTATTGCAACTGGCGTTCGACGATTTTTCGGCGGTCAATCTCCTGATGCAGTGTTTGGGTCAGATTGACATAATCAACGGTATTATGGGACAGCGTATTTTCAATATAATGGTTTAGCCGGTTGATCTCTGATTGCTGGGTTAATATTTTCAAATGAGATTCTATTGCCGACTGGAGGTTCTCCAGTAACTGGAATTCCAACTCGTGAAAATGATGTATTTGGGTGTCGGCGAGTACCAGCATGCCGAATGGTATTTCATTCGGGAAATAAAGCGGCAGGCCGGCATAAGATTTGACAGTATCTGGCAGATAAGCCGAGAGTGTTGGTTCTTCCTCTGTGTCAGAAACCCAAAGGGGCTGACCGGAACCCAGAACTATCTCATGTAGTTTGCATGCGCACAGGTCGTCAGGATTCAGTGTTTCCGGAGATTTGGGATGATGGCATATCATCTCATTCATACCTTCCCGGCAACGTAGAAGTAATACGCTCGGTGAAGCGAGAATACCGGCTGCGAGATTCACAATGTTTTGCCAGCTGTCCAGAATTTGTTCCGGAATGATCAGGTGGTTCGTGTGATTGTTTGGCATGTTGTGATATTCCTGAGCTCAGGCTGTTTAATAAAAGTCAGCACACTCTTATAATCTAGCAAAAAAAAGCTTTGGGCACACCCAAAGCTATAAAAATATCAACAATGACCACAATTTTGCAGCTATTCTTTGGCTGCGTATTTGATAAAGGGAAGGAGATCGACAGGAGCATTGTCATCAATACCCGTCCAGTGAAATCCATTCAGTTGCATGAATGTCTCTTTGAATGTCTGATAAGCATCGAATCGGGAAAAATTATCCGCGTTCATTTCTGCCAGCAATTGCTGTGTTTTTTTCTGCACTTCCGGAGATAACTCTTGTTCATCCAAGCGGATCAGCCTTTCTCCATCAACAGGGACAATTTCCGGACCATATAATTTTTCGGTAAAGAGCCGTTGCATCTGCCGGTTACAATCTTCGTGGATTTCCTGAGATTGCATGACCTGATTCAGAGCAATCAGATAAGGGCTCAGACCGGGAATAAATATACTGGCCCGGGTTAGCAGAGCCTGGCAGACTGCGGCATAAGCGCCGCCGCTGTAATTCGCCAGCTTCAGGTTCAGAGAATGACTGGTCTGGTGTAAATCGACTTTTGCCCGGCCAAGTGTACCATCCAGATACATGGGGTGAGTAAGTTCCGAACCAATATAGGAAAATGCGACTGACTGGCAGCCTTCGGCAATCGATTCTGAATTAATCAGAGCATCGATCCATGCTTCCCAGTCTTCTCCTCCCATCACTTTCAGTGTTGATTCGATCTCTTCTTCTGAAGCGGGTTCAAGTAAGACATCCTGCCATTGGTCATTTCCCAAATCGATCAAGGCGCTGTGTATCGACTGTCCAATCGGTTTGATGGCTGAATACCAGAATGTGTCACCGTTTTCTGTTTTTCTTCGCTTCCCGGACGCAACACTATAAACGATCAGGTCGACTTCACCTTCGAAGTAAGTTTCGATTGCTTCGATTACTGATTCTTTGGTTTGGCGGGAAAAAACATCGCCCTGAATATTAATCGCTGTCCGGCCTTCTCGCTGGGCATACTGCTTGAAGTAATAGTTATTATAAAATCCGGCACCACCCGATTTATTTTTACGAGGTAGTGTATCCAGAGAAACACCGATCGTATCAGCGCCGGCTCCGCCAAATGTGAGAGCTATCCGGGCGGCAAGACCCAGTCCGGAAGATGCTCCCAGGATCAGGACGCGTTTGGGGCCATGTTGAATCGGTCGGGCTGCTTTAGCATATTGAATCTGCTGTAAAATCGATTGCTCGCAACCGTAAGGATGTGCGCTATGTGCAACAACACCATTAATTTCTGGGGTTATG
It includes:
- a CDS encoding DNA-J related domain-containing protein, translated to MSGSQGLRTVFHAQMENPLIWPILEVLKQECSGWKVHTLSARLSELGYVPELDPLPGKDIFKRNFLIMNALYQLQEMLYPERWLQVEAMDIELRWVHSQVAYFIDQADPLRLYYTDWSNYEATEGEVKRLLNEFWTRYRKYMGQDDNVTDMDRARALRLFELPVDASNTEIRKTWRKLALRWHPDRDNGDTEQFRTLCEAWHILRQTAVE
- the cutA gene encoding divalent-cation tolerance protein CutA, with protein sequence MTETPFCMVLTTTNSQENCDAIISRLLSAQLVACIQTLPVSSHYRWEGKICSDQEILLLMKTQSRHYQAVELAIREVHCYEIPQIIQVPVTDGFQAYLHWIETVTLHPEERG
- a CDS encoding sensor domain-containing phosphodiesterase, with the protein product MPNNHTNHLIIPEQILDSWQNIVNLAAGILASPSVLLLRCREGMNEMICHHPKSPETLNPDDLCACKLHEIVLGSGQPLWVSDTEEEPTLSAYLPDTVKSYAGLPLYFPNEIPFGMLVLADTQIHHFHELEFQLLENLQSAIESHLKILTQQSEINRLNHYIENTLSHNTVDYVNLTQTLHQEIDRRKIVERQLQYHKLHDPGTGFLNRFALESELKTRLAVCAASGEKFAVIHIGFSNARHLQTRFGYQEWENVLRRYHDQLEPLEDESIDILTARPNSTDLALVVQSKNLKHDVDMLCEKLVLMSKAVFSIHHQSIHLHSYIGIAISGEKTTVTELLEQASAAMLSCKDSGHLYYYHSEALAQSQLRLHQLENYLLHAVRNGDLMLYFQPKVCPTTRLWTGAEALLRWRHPVLGEISSETLIHLAEKNGLIFEVGNFVLKTAIERASQWTRYMADFKMAVNISAKQLRDIRFVDQIKQFLQDYQLPAHHLEIEVTESGLITDEKVAGNILQILHELGITLSLDDFGTGYASFSYLKKFPFDCIKIDKSFVHSLEESEDDKEIVRSIIQVAKKLKLQVIIEGVETEAQEQFIIAEGCNYGQGFLYGRPMPADVFETNLHRQSHPELRQVN
- a CDS encoding CreA family protein, with the protein product MIRNVLIASILSLGLTACDNSEVGDVSLGVFTTKDIKINVLVDPIVTGVTCHIASIEADLSLSDPSDSSIACRQTGEITPEMIAKIDNSDSGDVIFKKSKSIFFKTMKMRRIFDPTTQTLIYVSYSTKETSGSFKHSISTVPLWGTKAYQVPSEPAR
- a CDS encoding acetate/propionate family kinase, coding for MSSSYVLVVNSGSSSLKFAVIDSQSGEAIVSGLGECFGLPEAVISWKYQGEKTEETIDYPDNHHQHAVDRIVELIDSLGLNEQIIAIGHRVVHGGEKFTSTVQINDQVIAEIEQLAELAPLHNPAHVKGIRAAVKAFPTLPQFAVFDTAFHQTMPKKAYSGAIPGELYDKYAIRRYGFHGTSHFYVSREAAKMLGKDVNETNVISVHLGNGASVCAIRDGQSVDTSMGFTPQAGLMMGTRSGDIDPGIIEFLLKKGWTKEQVFETLYKKSGFLGVSGLTSDARGVLEAMEQGHEGAKLAFEVFTYRVAKYIASYMIPLQRVDGIIFTGGIGENSLPIRHEILNYLQVFGFVEDQAANEAARFGQSGVIARSEMLNAVAMVIPTNEELVIVRQSLEVLNRAQ
- the fabV gene encoding enoyl-ACP reductase FabV, which gives rise to MHITPEINGVVAHSAHPYGCEQSILQQIQYAKAARPIQHGPKRVLILGASSGLGLAARIALTFGGAGADTIGVSLDTLPRKNKSGGAGFYNNYYFKQYAQREGRTAINIQGDVFSRQTKESVIEAIETYFEGEVDLIVYSVASGKRRKTENGDTFWYSAIKPIGQSIHSALIDLGNDQWQDVLLEPASEEEIESTLKVMGGEDWEAWIDALINSESIAEGCQSVAFSYIGSELTHPMYLDGTLGRAKVDLHQTSHSLNLKLANYSGGAYAAVCQALLTRASIFIPGLSPYLIALNQVMQSQEIHEDCNRQMQRLFTEKLYGPEIVPVDGERLIRLDEQELSPEVQKKTQQLLAEMNADNFSRFDAYQTFKETFMQLNGFHWTGIDDNAPVDLLPFIKYAAKE
- a CDS encoding sensor domain-containing protein; translated protein: MQKDLGEAVSEIQPPDDEYKTRLVHIFDVFNEGIFHMDAEGNLTFYNPNFYTQFGIQTPTVHVSTWYALVHPLDQELLTSRVATHIDTPEQRMTTQYRVKKVDGEYLWVEGSAVCLREDGKTYMVGSHRDISDKKMMETYLKEAAFYDDSSSLFNLRKLLLDLDLLTQSPESHFSVIYIQINELQSYLVEYGSDLLQNVITCVKSAAKVFSPENAVLYRVSLDTYVVLLKGSVSHSLLKMLCTQFVLRYRTYMTKQSTLFANTMSIGIYPDCSHQFESEEILSIAFRTCAFASEKSQSQIEVYEGNTQKKVDRYFYIESGLKDALKTKSLSVKFQPIIDTTTGKVSSFEALVRWHSRNYGDIYPDEFIPVAENKGLIVELGYQVFEKACQFLSHYNCKNRASVRINVNVSVLQLLNSNFPDEMLRITLESGLKPASIILELTETVILDEHKYALQQINRLDELGFLLSLDDFGAGFSSINSFFDLPFDQIKIDRLFSMKTMQNNNSHQFLKFLIELCRKEQISVVIEGIENSEMLRRFQSMGASHLQGYWFSKPLSIANAMYYNPSHMMGADNHVTV